Proteins encoded by one window of Pseudorca crassidens isolate mPseCra1 chromosome 3, mPseCra1.hap1, whole genome shotgun sequence:
- the PCBD2 gene encoding pterin-4-alpha-carbinolamine dehydratase 2 isoform X3 encodes MSRVALQAEKMNHHPEWFNVYNKVQITLTSHDCGGLTKRDVKLAKFIEKAAASV; translated from the exons ATGTCCCGAGTTGCCCTACAAGCAGAGAAGATGAATCATCACCCGGAGTGGTTCAATGTGTACAACAAG GTTCAGATAACTCTCACATCACATGACTGTGGAGGACTGACCAAAAGAGATGTGAAACTGGCCAAGTTTATTGAAAAAGCAGCTGCTTCTGTGTGA